A single Flavobacterium sp. 1 DNA region contains:
- a CDS encoding YceI family protein: MKNFTLLALLLVLYPIDAQNKFSSSKCAIYFEASVPLFEAVEAKNDDVNCTLIPNRKEITFTAVIKRFKFKRDLMQEHFNSNYMESDRYSKATFKGVIEKFDLKEITEEEKDFFIIGKITIHGQSRMITVLAKIKKAGNGIQINSNFTLNTDDFNIEIPNIVIAKISKTVNTQIFCVLN, from the coding sequence ATGAAAAATTTTACTCTATTAGCACTCTTATTAGTCCTTTACCCCATTGATGCACAAAACAAATTCAGTTCATCCAAGTGTGCTATTTACTTTGAAGCATCAGTGCCATTATTTGAAGCCGTAGAGGCTAAAAATGATGATGTGAACTGTACACTTATCCCTAATAGAAAAGAAATTACTTTTACGGCAGTTATCAAGAGATTCAAATTCAAAAGAGATTTGATGCAGGAGCATTTTAATAGCAATTACATGGAAAGTGACCGCTATTCCAAAGCTACTTTTAAAGGAGTTATCGAAAAATTTGACTTGAAAGAAATTACCGAAGAAGAGAAAGATTTTTTTATAATAGGAAAAATAACGATTCACGGACAATCGCGAATGATTACAGTTCTTGCGAAAATTAAAAAGGCAGGAAACGGAATCCAAATAAACTCTAATTTCACATTGAACACGGATGATTTTAACATCGAAATTCCAAATATTGTAATTGCAAAAATTTCAAAAACCGTGAATACACAAATCTTCTGTGTTTTGAACTAA
- a CDS encoding TIGR01777 family oxidoreductase: MQKNVLITGGTGFIGRHLTEKLLERGYAVSILTRSSKPSTEKVSYYIWDADTQSIEESAVLNADYIIHLAGENIAEERWTAKRKAAILDSRTQSVQLIYDTLKKLNKRVDAFVSASGIGYYGLVNGEGICTESTLPANDFVGTVCQEWEKSADLMLGLGIRTVKIRTGLVLGKNEGILKKLSPIFKRGFGSVLGSGRQYMPWIHVHDLCMMYIEAIENKKMTGPYNATINDSTTNLIFSKELANSFGFSIWLPNVPAFLIRLMLGERASLLLTGRRVSSDKVKKLGFRFQFKNLRKALKNSLK, translated from the coding sequence ATGCAAAAAAATGTTTTAATAACAGGCGGTACCGGTTTTATCGGAAGGCATCTAACTGAAAAATTATTGGAAAGAGGTTACGCAGTTTCAATATTGACCAGAAGCAGTAAACCAAGCACAGAAAAGGTTTCCTATTATATTTGGGATGCTGATACACAAAGTATAGAGGAATCGGCTGTATTAAATGCTGATTATATTATTCATTTAGCCGGTGAAAATATTGCCGAAGAAAGATGGACTGCCAAAAGAAAAGCTGCAATTCTAGACAGCAGAACACAATCCGTGCAATTGATTTATGATACTTTAAAAAAGCTGAATAAAAGAGTTGATGCTTTTGTTTCGGCTTCAGGGATTGGATATTATGGATTGGTCAATGGCGAAGGTATTTGTACCGAAAGCACTTTGCCTGCCAATGATTTTGTAGGGACTGTTTGTCAGGAATGGGAAAAATCGGCCGATTTGATGCTAGGGTTGGGTATTCGTACCGTAAAAATCCGCACTGGTTTGGTCTTAGGAAAAAACGAAGGAATATTAAAAAAACTAAGCCCAATTTTTAAAAGAGGTTTTGGAAGTGTTTTGGGCTCAGGAAGGCAGTATATGCCTTGGATTCATGTGCATGATTTGTGCATGATGTATATTGAAGCGATCGAAAACAAAAAAATGACCGGTCCCTATAATGCTACGATTAATGACAGTACAACAAATTTAATTTTCTCTAAAGAATTAGCGAATTCTTTTGGTTTTTCGATTTGGCTGCCCAATGTCCCAGCTTTTTTAATCCGATTAATGCTAGGAGAAAGGGCATCACTGCTTTTGACAGGAAGAAGGGTTTCTTCGGATAAAGTTAAAAAGCTAGGGTTTAGATTTCAATTTAAAAATCTCCGAAAGGCATTGAAAAACAGTTTAAAATAA